In Podospora pseudopauciseta strain CBS 411.78 chromosome 3, whole genome shotgun sequence, one genomic interval encodes:
- a CDS encoding hypothetical protein (BUSCO:EOG09260TDY; COG:S; EggNog:ENOG503NYD6), which produces MASRQLRKLRKQQELLNSQNEAPETKEETSEEEEEQVVAKPRGNMFSFAALGDMGDGNDNDDEDDEDEEPEPSKPVEKEVASPQAEPAKKKSKKKKKKKGKQPSETPAAERPKAREDELEKALKELNIKAKKQRAGAASAASSSKQNPDDQLNDLLKIDSRHLKAANEMRRLFGKAMDLAQVEERQETRQRILPENLDLETYLSAVATDPRRSGPAKPGMFETLLRTNPFIEGKKLWPRGAAQGLIMKRLSEGTPDVVEFTFAHEKAYDDLEGSFFQLVQMGDPMQIIHFLHRNPYHVSSLIQGSKVARQDQNSALAADLIERALFTFGRVTLSDFRRKLEQGKARINFARPENRQFYLAGYNLIQKLILKGTYRTALEWSKLYLSLNHGDPYALLNWVPVLALRSREAEWFVKFCDALASRWPDAVLYPLHTLPLAYLQLDDYDTAHETLVKNIETLPWLYCALFSALSLDTPQSIWGHTPRNDDDKLYTELYLHISKDLWNNPNAISLLKSAADKAKKLLPKGVYRCPQSPEPTLAVARFIYLDSTPSLMTLVPRKLLHDASPNFEFDPLPPAAVDNIFSSEIQKLPWKPDSIATRGLFSTQMDPRREAGMRAAAERLLAEMPQEELEAMLEVDDGGGGGIMGFFNALMGRVRQRAGGDGGAAGQGQQPRGPFQATVEDGEEEDDDDDDNDSDDEDTTEFGGNWDGRTRHDHAFGVDEEDDEEAEWTDPEDFDGEGAFGEGPSIAEVMEYMRMRVGYPPVQMPGAWMSDEEDEGESEEDIDEEMPAFEDPEMVDRGQGQGQAQGQAQGQ; this is translated from the coding sequence ATGGCGAGTCGACAATTACGCAAGCTGCGAAAGCAGCAAGAACTCTTGAACTCACAGAATGAAGCCCCTGAGACAAAAGAAGAGaccagcgaggaggaggaggagcaggtaGTGGCGAAGCCCCGCGGCAACATGTTCTCCTTCGCAGCGCTCGGGGACATGGGTGAcggcaacgacaacgacgacgaagacgatgaggacgaggaacCAGAACCATCAAAACCGGTAGAGAAGGAAGTTGCCAGTCCACAGGCCGAACCTGCCAAgaagaagtccaagaagaagaaaaagaagaagggaaagcAACCATCAGAAACCCCAGCAGCAGAGCGCCCCAAGGCTAGGGAGGATGAGCTCGAGAAGGCACTCAAAGAGCTCAACATCAAGGCCAAAAAGCAACGGGCCGGCGCTGCATCAGCGGCAAGCTCATCAAAACAAAACCCGGACGACCAGCTCAACGACCTCTTGAAGATCGACAGCCGACATCTCAAGGCCGCGAACGAGATGCGCCGTTTGTTCGGCAAGGCTATGGATCTCGCCCAGGTGGAGGAACGCCAGGAAACCCGACAGAGAATTCTGCCAGAGAATCTTGATCTCGAGACATACCTAAGTGCTGTTGCCACCGACCCACGTCGCTCGGGCCCGGCGAAGCCGGGCATGTTTGAGACGCTCCTCCGCACCAACCCTTTCATCGAGGGCAAAAAGTTGTGGCCTAGGGGTGCGGCTCAGGGGCTGATCATGAAGCGCCTCAGCGAAGGCACACCTGATGTGGTCGAGTTCACGTTTGCCCACGAGAAGGCCTACGACGATCTTGAGGGGTCGTTCTTTCAGCTTGTCCAGATGGGAGACCCCATGCAGATCATCCACTTCTTGCACCGGAACCCATACCATGTGTCGTCTCTGATTCAGGGCAGTAAGGTTGCTCGACAGGACCAGAACTCAGCTCTCGCTGCTGATCTCATTGAGCGTGCTCTCTTCACCTTTGGCCGCGTTACGCTTAGTGATTTCCGCCGCAAACTTGAACAGGGCAAAGCCAGGATCAACTTTGCCAGGCCTGAAAACAGACAGTTCTACCTCGCTGGCTACAACTTGATCCAGAAGCTCATTCTCAAGGGCACCTATCGGACCGCCCTTGAATGGTCTAAGTTGTACTTGAGCCTCAACCACGGCGACCCTTACGCCCTGCTCAACTGGGTGCCCGTTCTTGCGCTTCGATCCCGTGAGGCGGAGTGGTTTGTCAAGTTTTGCGATGCTCTCGCTTCCAGGTGGCCAGATGCGGTCTTGTATCCTCTCCATACTCTCCCCTTAGCCTACCTCCAGCTCGATGACTACGACACGGCGCACGAGACCCTCGTCAAGAACATCGAGACTTTGCCTTGGCTCTACTGCGCCTTGTTCTCCGCTCTCAGTCTAGATACTCCCCAGTCCATCTGGGGTCACACTCCGCGGAACGATGACGACAAACTTTATACAGAGCTCTACCTTCACATCTCCAAGGACCTCTGgaacaaccccaacgccatctccctcctcaaatcaGCAGCAGACAAGGCTAAGAAGCTCCTCCCGAAAGGCGTCTACAGATGTCCCCAGAGCCCAGAGCCAACGCTCGCAGTAGCAAGATTCATTTACCTCGACAGTACGCCGTCCCTCATGACCCTCGTCCCAAGGAAGCTGCTACACGATGCTTCTCCGAACTTTGAGTTCGACCCCTTGCCACCAGCGGCAGTAGACAACATTTTTAGCAGCGAGATTCAAAAACTACCCTGGAAACCCGATTCCATTGCTACGCGAGGCCTGTTTAGCACCCAAATGGACCCTCGCAGAGAAGCCGGGATGCGGGCGGCAGCCGAGCGGTTGCTAGCCGAGATGCCCCAGGAGGAACTCGAAGCTATGCTCGAGGTTGatgacggcggtggaggcgggatAATGGGCTTCTTTAACGCGTTGATGGGTAGGGTCCGACAACGCgctggtggagatgggggtgcCGCTGGACAGGGACAACAGCCGCGAGGACCGTTCCAGGCTAcggttgaggatggggaggaggaggacgacgacgatgacgataATGattctgatgatgaggacacCACCGAGTTTGGGGGTAACTGGGATGGGCGGACGAGGCATGACCATGCGTTTggcgttgatgaggaggatgatgaggaggcggagTGGACGGATCCGGAGGActttgatggggagggggcgttTGGGGAAGGCCCGAGTATTGCGGAGGTTATGGAGTatatgaggatgagggtgggGTATCCTCCTGTTCAGATGCCGGGGGCTTGGAtgtcggatgaggaggatgagggggagagtGAAGAGGATATTGATGAGGAGATGCCGGCGTTTGAGGACCCCGAGATGGTGGATAGGGGTCAGGGACAGGGGCAGGCTCAGGGGCAGGCTCAAGGTCAGTAA